A genomic window from Salvia hispanica cultivar TCC Black 2014 chromosome 5, UniMelb_Shisp_WGS_1.0, whole genome shotgun sequence includes:
- the LOC125191292 gene encoding U-box domain-containing protein 9-like, translated as MASSSSESDVDLEELLYGDPVADSDSDIDIAAVTDAVVFKNELKRLLIAFVEEDGVKKSNMQKAKQLLSVLQQFKGNFTQNRRDLPWDYIVAPDEFLCPISNQVMVDPVIIASGKTFDRLSMEDWFDSGNRKCPVSGEILPNTDITPNNNIHGIIMAWCVNNAKQQLGVALDFSTSPNHQLAILRSMTRLLHSGGDRMKKAFADFTLGVSSIIYATQRKSRDEAESGADMNVRYRAAEALTLIATLECNKKKIGKMGAFSRLKALLEEGDAVAMYQAATAICILCTVEENKVRVAKERGLVELVLRKMKDAVLLSEMLEIVLQLSTNKTATEKMAEYDLIPLLFKIIRDNVLPDITESCVAVVDSICCTLDALVSRVKEEDDMHHTLSWLSGLGEEATPKSKSHATNILEMFNRI; from the exons ATGGCAAGTAGTTCTTCGGAATCCGATGTCGATTTGGAAGAGTTGCTTTATGGCGATCCAGTTGCGGATTCCGACTCCGACATTGATATTGCCGCGGTCACCGATGCAGTCGTGTTTAAGAATGAGCTTAAGCGGCTATTGATTGCTTTTGTGGAGGAGGACGGCGTCAAAAAGTCGAATATGCAAAAGGCGAAGCAATTGCTGTCTGTTCTTCAGCAATTCAAAGGCAATTTCACTCAGAATCGTCGTGATCTCCCCTGGGACTACATTGTGGCGCCGGATGAGTTCTTATGCCCCATCTCCAACCAAGTTATGGTGGATCCTGTTATAATTGCATCCGGAAAG ACTTTTGATCGTTTGTCAATGGAGGATTGGTTCGATTCCGGGAATAGGAAATGTCCCGTATCTGGTGAAATACTGCCAAACACTGATATCACACCCAACAACAATATCCACGGTATTATAATGGCATGGTGTGTGAACAATGCAAAGCAACAGCTTGGCGTTGCCCTAGACTTCTCCACTTCTCCGAATCATCAATTGGCAATTCTCCGGAGCATGACACGCCTCCTCCACAGTGGCGGCGACCGTATGAAAAAGGCCTTTGCTGATTTTACCCTTGGTGTCTCTTCGATCATCTATGCTACTCAACGTAAAAGCAGGGATGAAGCTGAATCTGGAGCTGACATGAATGTTAGGTATAGGGCAGCTGAAGCCTTGACCTTAATAGCCACTCTAGAGTGTAATAAGAAAAAGATCGGGAAGATGGGTGCATTTTCTCGACTCAAGGCACTCTTGGAAGAAGGAGATGCCGTGGCGATGTACCAAGCTGCCACTGCAATTTGCATATTGTGCACTGTCGAAGAGAACAAGGTGAGAGTGGCTAAGGAAAGAGGACTTGTTGAACTGGTCCTTAGAAAGATGAAGGATGCGGTGTTACTTTCTGAGATGCTGGAAATTGTCCTCCAACTTTCCACCAACAAAACAGCAACCGAGAAGATGGCAGAGTATGATCTTATACCCCTCCTGTTCAAAATAATAAGAGACAATGTCCTTCCGGACATTACAGAGAGCTGCGTGGCTGTTGTGGACAGCATCTGCTGCACGTTGGATGCGTTGGTTTCACGCGTGAAAGAAGAGGATGACATGCATCACACACTGTCTTGGCTGTCTGGCCTCGGAGAGGAAGCAACTCCCAAGTCAAAGTCTCATGCCACTAACATCCTTGAAATGTTTAACAGAATCTAG
- the LOC125190641 gene encoding U-box domain-containing protein 9-like, with translation MDCMDVDSLEVKRVVRECLTEIEDSIDMSTMEDVHTVEKMLTMLANLKFSQDGRVSIAVPELFRCLLSKRLMSEPVVISTGETFDKSSIQPEMYVIPNTLLHNMITSWRRIELRKEDNVEEGKEEEKEKASDQ, from the exons ATGGATTGCATGGATGTGGACTCTCTCGAGGTCAAGAGAGTGGTTCGTGAGTGTTTGACGGAGATTGAAGACAGCATTGATATGTCAACTATGGAGGATGTGCATACGGTGGAGAAAATGTTGACCATGTTggcaaatttgaaatttagtCAAGATGGCCGGGTCTCGATAGCGGTTCCTGAGTTGTTCCGCTGCTTGCTTTCTAAGAGACTCATGAGCGAGCCGGTGGTCATTTCTACCGGAGAG ACATTTGATAAATCATCTATTCAGCCGGAGATGTATGTTATCCCCAACACCTTGCTCCATAACATGATTACAAGTTGGCGTAGAATTGAGCTACGGAAAGAAGACAATGTGGAGGAGGGGAAGGAGGAAGAGAAGGAAAAGGCCTCTGACCAGTAG
- the LOC125190036 gene encoding uncharacterized protein LOC125190036, whose translation MNPGDYDLSTSDGCRWALTRVLFDAVNEAKAECLAQMQWEEAAAVARVPRPIRRRTYVPREHDVAHKRLFADYFSDNPRWGPNFREDGIGGRPGLTPLHKCTVAIRRFAYGTWRICSNEYLHVGDTTGRECLKKFCKLVVEAFGDTYLRCPTADDCQSLMRMHETVHGFPVILGSIDLYAPAVEELPDGVEGPIY comes from the exons atgaatcccggcGACTACGATTTGAGTACATCGGATGGCTGCAGATGGGCCTTGACTCGAGTCTTGTTCGATGCCGTTAATGAAGCCAAGGCGGAATGCTTGGCACAAATGCAGtgggaggaggcggcggcggtggcgcgGGTCCCTCGCCCGATACGACGTCGGACGTATGTCCCCCGCGAGCACGACGTAGCGCACAAACGTCTGTTCGCAGATTATTTTTCCGATAATCCAAGGTGGGGCCCAAAT TTTCGGGAAGACGGGATCGGCGGCAGACCCGGACTTACGCCATTGCACAAGTGCACGGTTGCGATCCGCCGGTTTGCCTACGGCACTTGGCGGATATGTTCGAACGAGTACCTTCACGTCGGGGATACAACTGGCCGCGAATGTCTCAAGAAATTTTGTAAGTTAGTTGTGGAGGCTTTTGGCGACACATATTTGCGATGCCCGACCGCTGATGATTGCCAGAGCCTGATGCGGATGCACGAGACGGTGCACGGCTTCCCTGTGATACTAGGGAGCATCGATTTGTATGCACCggcagtggaagaactgccTGACGGCGTGGAGGGGCCAATTTACTAG
- the LOC125190037 gene encoding uncharacterized protein LOC125190037 yields the protein MGYYLADDIYPRWPVFLKTISCPIGERRVLFAAKQESARKDVERAFGVLQSRWAIVKGPTRFWYKEVIADVMYACIIMHNIIAEQERGHVTDWVDDEAGSSSSTATSPVTRGLPMGFGAVLQRQASMRNQQDHTQLMTDMIEEVWNRNRRR from the coding sequence atggggtactacttgGCCGATGACATATACCCAAGGTGGCCTGTTTTTTTGAAGACGATCAGCTGCCCAATTGGTGAGAGGAGAGTCTTGTTTGCGGCAAAGCAGGAGTCCGCgcggaaggatgtggagcgggcttttggggtgctccaatcgcggtgGGCAATCGTGAAAGGTCCGACGCGTTTCTGGTACAAGGAAGTCATCGCCGatgtcatgtatgcgtgcatcatcatgcataacattaTAGCCGAACAAGAACGTGGACATGTCACCGATTGGGTGGATGATGAAGCCGGATCTAGCTCCAGCACGGCGACCTCGCCTGTCACTCGAGGATTACCGATGGGCTTCGGTGCGGTTCTACAGCGACAGGCCTCAATGCGCAACCAACAAGACCATACTCAACTCATGaccgacatgattgaagaagtttggaaccGCAACCGCCGCCGTTGA